A single region of the Gracilibacillus caseinilyticus genome encodes:
- a CDS encoding carbohydrate ABC transporter permease codes for MKNRKFLSAKKIGYIILTISALIMVMPFVTALFNSLKTYAEFTAVPPRWIPEVFQWSNYPEVFKLGNFLDYTFNSFIVTGLSVLGAVISCSMVGYAFARLTFPFKNALFVMVLGTMMIPPIVVIIPHFMIFQQMNLLDTLVPLWLLECLAQPFGIFLMRQTFLSIPKDYEESSKLDGCNPFQTYWRIYLPMVKPSLATVAIFTFMTKWNEILAPSIYLTSNEKFTLPIGILSLGGQWFGNEQYMVAAALMSLVPILIVFLFAERYFVQNFSNSGIK; via the coding sequence ATGAAAAACCGCAAATTTTTATCAGCTAAAAAGATTGGTTACATTATCCTGACGATTAGTGCACTGATTATGGTGATGCCATTCGTTACCGCACTATTTAACTCATTAAAAACGTATGCTGAATTTACAGCAGTTCCTCCGAGATGGATACCTGAGGTGTTCCAATGGTCGAATTATCCAGAAGTATTTAAGCTGGGTAATTTCTTAGATTACACCTTTAATAGTTTCATTGTTACCGGTTTGTCTGTCTTAGGTGCAGTCATTTCCTGTTCGATGGTAGGCTATGCATTTGCTCGTTTAACATTTCCGTTTAAAAATGCATTATTCGTCATGGTATTAGGAACGATGATGATACCACCCATTGTCGTGATCATCCCGCATTTTATGATCTTTCAGCAAATGAACCTGTTAGATACACTCGTGCCTCTCTGGCTTCTTGAATGTCTGGCACAACCGTTTGGGATATTTTTAATGCGACAAACGTTTTTGAGTATTCCAAAAGACTATGAAGAGTCATCCAAATTAGATGGTTGTAATCCATTTCAGACCTATTGGCGAATCTACTTGCCAATGGTAAAACCAAGTCTGGCAACTGTTGCGATTTTTACCTTTATGACGAAATGGAATGAGATTTTGGCACCTTCGATTTATTTAACGTCCAATGAGAAATTCACATTGCCAATCGGGATATTATCACTTGGTGGTCAGTGGTTTGGTAATGAACAATACATGGTCGCAGCTGCATTAATGAGTTTAGTTCCGATCTTAATCGTTTTCTTATTTGCAGAACGTTACTTTGTGCAAAACTTCTCGAATTCAGGCATTAAGTAG
- a CDS encoding carbohydrate ABC transporter permease, with the protein MQTNRKNSATTIIPAKKRKLISYEGKWGLLLVSPYLIQFIMFVIAPLIASLYFSFSQYDMLNAPQWIGLENYEKLFNEPLFYKSLWNTLYFAILFVPAQAFLALLLAVALNQKIKALKLYRMAHFIPVISSWTVVMYVVDAIFNPRFGLANSFLIKLELEPQKWLNDEQQVIPLLVLVAVWKGIGYIMIIYLSGLQNVPNELYEAAEMDGASSIKKFKSITLPSISPTTFLVIVLSTITTFQAFEQIYVMTGGAADISAAGGPNNASLVLMLYLYREGFSFLHMGYASAIAWILFIILFILTLLQLWGQKRWVHYH; encoded by the coding sequence ATGCAGACTAATCGTAAGAATTCTGCAACCACCATCATACCTGCAAAGAAACGTAAGTTAATATCGTATGAAGGGAAGTGGGGACTTCTTTTAGTCTCCCCTTACCTCATTCAATTCATCATGTTTGTAATTGCACCGCTGATCGCTTCTTTATATTTCAGTTTTTCCCAATATGATATGTTAAATGCTCCACAGTGGATTGGCTTAGAAAACTACGAAAAGCTGTTTAACGAACCTTTATTTTATAAATCGCTTTGGAATACGCTTTATTTTGCTATTTTATTCGTACCAGCACAAGCATTTCTTGCCTTGTTGTTAGCGGTTGCACTTAATCAGAAAATAAAAGCATTAAAGCTGTACCGCATGGCTCATTTTATACCAGTTATATCATCTTGGACTGTCGTTATGTATGTGGTTGATGCCATTTTTAATCCAAGATTTGGACTTGCAAACTCTTTTCTTATCAAGCTAGAGTTAGAACCGCAAAAATGGTTAAATGATGAACAACAGGTTATTCCGCTTTTAGTACTGGTGGCTGTCTGGAAAGGGATCGGCTATATTATGATTATTTATTTATCTGGATTACAGAACGTGCCGAATGAATTGTATGAAGCGGCTGAAATGGATGGAGCCAGTTCGATAAAGAAATTTAAATCCATTACATTGCCATCAATATCACCAACTACTTTCTTAGTTATAGTACTGAGTACCATAACTACTTTCCAGGCTTTTGAACAAATATATGTTATGACAGGGGGAGCCGCTGATATTTCTGCAGCTGGTGGTCCGAACAATGCAAGTTTAGTACTAATGCTCTACCTGTACCGAGAAGGTTTCTCTTTCTTGCATATGGGATATGCTTCCGCAATTGCGTGGATTCTTTTTATTATCTTGTTTATTCTCACGCTGCTCCAGTTATGGGGACAAAAGCGGTGGGTGCATTATCATTAA
- a CDS encoding ABC transporter substrate-binding protein, whose amino-acid sequence MKKKLLPAFLSFVFILSLLLAGCSGDSPTGNDTENSDSEQVTINLGYYSGGKSDEKMQELINRFMEQHPNIKITTQSSPYGQFFQKLDTQIAADEAPDVWLSDGVLVMKYAERGAIKDLTEWINRDLNKEDYYGLDSNQDTDGKYWGVPQGIQIGALYYNKELFDKAGVEYPSEDWTWEDLKEAAAKLTLDASDKKPNEDGFNSENIKQFGLTFFSITEGWFSVLKSYGGGILDESLNNSVINSEENKQAFEWMVDGMSKGIITDPADLNSFQSPMAVFPSGSAAMRIGIYARVLAANEAGLNYDVTVLPKGPDGERFSPVITNSWVINNSTSDKKAEAAWEWVKFWATEDEVQKEWAALGEAVPVKKSVAQSDTFLNSTDKPENKQAFLESFDFAGSLDTNAVWSEWVAKFNEHARRAFLEEQPIEEALENADKDVQKILTDFYNE is encoded by the coding sequence ATGAAGAAAAAATTACTACCTGCTTTCCTTTCATTTGTCTTTATATTGTCATTATTGCTTGCGGGTTGTTCCGGTGACTCACCTACTGGAAATGATACAGAAAATTCCGATTCAGAACAAGTCACCATTAACCTTGGGTATTATTCGGGTGGTAAATCCGATGAAAAAATGCAAGAGTTGATTAATAGATTTATGGAGCAGCATCCGAACATTAAGATCACGACTCAGAGTTCACCTTATGGCCAATTCTTCCAGAAGCTTGACACACAGATTGCTGCTGATGAAGCTCCAGATGTGTGGTTATCTGATGGTGTACTAGTCATGAAGTACGCAGAGCGTGGAGCAATTAAAGATTTAACAGAATGGATTAATCGTGATTTGAACAAAGAGGATTATTACGGATTAGATTCTAATCAGGATACAGATGGAAAGTATTGGGGCGTACCACAAGGGATTCAGATTGGCGCTTTGTATTACAACAAAGAGCTCTTCGATAAAGCCGGAGTAGAATATCCAAGTGAAGATTGGACTTGGGAGGATTTAAAAGAAGCTGCTGCTAAGTTAACATTAGATGCTTCCGATAAGAAACCAAACGAAGACGGATTTAACAGCGAAAATATCAAACAATTTGGTTTAACGTTTTTTAGTATCACTGAGGGATGGTTCTCCGTTCTTAAATCGTATGGTGGAGGCATCCTGGATGAATCTTTAAATAATTCAGTTATTAATTCTGAAGAAAATAAACAAGCATTCGAGTGGATGGTAGATGGTATGAGCAAGGGGATCATTACAGACCCTGCTGATCTGAATAGTTTCCAAAGTCCGATGGCCGTCTTTCCTAGCGGTTCAGCTGCAATGAGAATTGGCATTTATGCTCGTGTGTTAGCTGCAAATGAAGCCGGATTAAACTATGATGTCACCGTACTGCCAAAAGGTCCGGACGGTGAGAGATTCTCTCCTGTCATAACAAACTCTTGGGTAATTAATAACAGTACAAGTGATAAGAAAGCAGAAGCTGCCTGGGAATGGGTGAAGTTTTGGGCAACGGAAGATGAAGTGCAAAAAGAGTGGGCAGCACTTGGAGAAGCGGTACCTGTTAAGAAATCTGTGGCTCAATCGGATACGTTCTTAAATTCAACTGACAAACCAGAAAATAAACAGGCATTCTTAGAAAGTTTTGATTTTGCAGGAAGCCTTGATACCAATGCAGTATGGAGTGAGTGGGTTGCGAAATTTAATGAACATGCCCGACGAGCTTTCCTCGAGGAACAACCGATCGAAGAGGCATTAGAAAATGCAGATAAAGATGTGCAAAAGATTCTGACTGATTTTTATAACGAATAA
- a CDS encoding sensor histidine kinase yields MHTHSIKKKLFLIFTFFVCLPISIIGMIWYESSTNTIEQEAIQSNKKLIQQANEYLNMYIKEIENSTYPFITNPQIQWYINNDNLSKYDSFILSEQIELELFTQLMNGRSDIVGISLVSQKHSQINFYQSKELLDMDRIRNRNDNLFNNGKDMDNFNVIGLRKIGSQPVITVSRKIHSTSSYLYKALLIIDINLHQLSTISDNLSIENSNVLIMDDTGQTIFHTDPDRIGKYVDTSLKERYISSESDVFTTTKNDEKEIHIYEQFKDTDWVLVAQLPHNKIIGDLVQMRTITIILGAFIVVVALTVFGGFALSLTGSLSTLQRMMKKVESGNYTVQNTGMKGRRDEIGNVFRSFNAMVNELKRLHEEVHIAQLQEKQLQIKQKESALRAMQAQINPHFLYNTLGIINSHAILDNNMVISKITTSLAQMFRYNLSEARQVVQLREEMNHIHSYLEIQQERHRHLTVDIQIDDQCQDSISLIRFSLQPLVENAFLHGYQKRKLKATYIGIRTYKQKEYYVIQVIDKGYGIQPDIKEAYNQAFTNLNEQLIHDYEKEYKSIGLWNVHERTRLAFGSPYGLHIKEWKADRGTIVELRLPYQEEDKECTML; encoded by the coding sequence ATGCATACACATTCAATTAAGAAGAAGCTTTTTTTAATCTTTACCTTTTTTGTCTGTTTACCGATCTCGATCATCGGCATGATATGGTACGAATCCTCCACGAATACGATTGAACAAGAAGCAATCCAATCGAATAAAAAATTAATTCAACAAGCAAATGAGTACTTGAACATGTATATTAAGGAAATAGAAAATTCTACTTATCCTTTTATCACTAATCCTCAGATTCAGTGGTATATCAATAATGACAACCTAAGTAAATATGATTCTTTTATTCTGTCGGAACAAATAGAATTGGAGCTATTCACGCAATTGATGAACGGCAGGTCAGATATTGTCGGTATATCTTTGGTCAGCCAAAAACACAGCCAGATAAATTTCTATCAGAGCAAAGAGTTACTAGATATGGACCGGATAAGAAATAGAAATGATAATCTTTTTAACAACGGGAAGGATATGGACAACTTTAACGTAATAGGATTGCGAAAAATTGGTTCCCAGCCCGTTATTACCGTATCGAGAAAGATCCATAGCACCAGTTCTTATCTATATAAAGCTTTATTAATTATAGATATTAATCTGCATCAACTCTCCACAATCAGTGATAATCTGTCTATTGAGAATTCTAATGTTCTAATAATGGATGATACCGGACAAACGATTTTTCATACAGATCCAGATCGAATTGGGAAATATGTTGATACCTCATTAAAAGAGCGGTATATATCGAGTGAAAGTGATGTGTTTACAACGACGAAGAACGATGAGAAAGAAATTCACATATATGAGCAATTCAAAGATACGGATTGGGTATTAGTGGCACAGCTCCCCCATAACAAAATTATTGGCGATTTAGTTCAAATGAGAACGATAACGATTATATTAGGTGCATTTATCGTAGTCGTAGCACTTACGGTATTTGGAGGGTTCGCCTTATCACTCACTGGTTCACTCTCCACTCTTCAACGTATGATGAAAAAAGTAGAATCAGGAAATTACACTGTTCAGAATACGGGGATGAAGGGACGACGAGATGAAATTGGCAATGTATTTCGAAGTTTTAACGCGATGGTAAATGAACTGAAGAGACTGCACGAAGAAGTGCATATAGCGCAATTACAAGAAAAACAATTGCAGATTAAACAAAAAGAATCTGCACTTCGAGCAATGCAGGCACAAATTAACCCACACTTTCTCTATAACACGCTTGGGATTATTAATTCCCATGCGATCCTGGATAATAACATGGTGATCAGCAAAATAACTACCTCTTTAGCGCAAATGTTTCGTTATAACCTTAGTGAGGCACGACAAGTAGTGCAGCTAAGAGAAGAGATGAACCATATCCATTCGTATTTAGAGATCCAACAAGAAAGACATCGGCATTTGACTGTAGATATCCAAATCGATGATCAATGTCAGGATTCTATTTCTTTAATACGCTTTTCCCTTCAGCCATTAGTAGAGAATGCCTTTTTACATGGCTATCAAAAACGCAAATTGAAAGCCACCTATATTGGTATTCGAACGTATAAACAAAAAGAATACTATGTTATTCAAGTAATTGATAAAGGTTATGGCATTCAGCCCGATATTAAAGAGGCTTATAACCAGGCTTTTACAAATCTGAATGAGCAACTCATCCATGATTATGAAAAAGAATATAAAAGTATCGGATTATGGAATGTGCATGAAAGAACACGCTTAGCGTTTGGTTCTCCTTATGGATTACACATTAAAGAATGGAAGGCAGACAGAGGAACCATCGTGGAACTTAGACTTCCTTATCAGGAGGAGGATAAAGAATGTACAATGTTATAA